One region of Ornithinibacter aureus genomic DNA includes:
- a CDS encoding 3-hydroxyacyl-CoA dehydrogenase family protein produces the protein MTRDFSTVGVIGLGTMGAGIVEVFARNGIDVVAVEVDGPAIEHGKAVLGGSTGRALARGKMTQEEHDALHSRVTFTSNLEDLAPCQLVVEAVPEHLDLKKDLLGKVDAVVSADAILATNTSSLPVTEIAVATKNPKRVVGMHFFNPAPVQQFVEVIRTVITADDVFEDVKALAERLGKNPVVVGDKAGFIANALLFGYLNHAVSMFESRYATREDLDAAMRFGCGYPMGPLALLDLIGLDTAYEILDTMYKQGRDRLHAPSPIIKQMVSAGMLGRKSGRGFYTYEQPGSPQVVADANTPAGGPPAGVTLRPVATVGVVGSGTMATGIIEVFAKAGYAVTFVARGDDKVAGVHTALARSTSRAVEKGRMTAEDAEAMLGRVTGATDREALADVDLVVEAIAEDLEIKQQLFRDLDRICKPGAILATTTSSLPIIDCAKVTSRPQDVIGMHFFNPAQVMKLVEVVHTVTTAPDVIATVQDLCAKVGKVAVTCGDRSGFIVNALLFPYLNDAVRMLEANYASADDIDTAMKTGCGLPMGPFELLDVVGLDVSLAIERELYTEFREPGYAPAPLLEHLVTAGYLGRKTGRGFRTYA, from the coding sequence ATGACGCGTGACTTCTCCACTGTTGGTGTGATCGGGCTCGGGACGATGGGTGCAGGGATCGTGGAGGTGTTCGCCCGCAACGGGATCGACGTCGTCGCGGTCGAGGTCGACGGCCCGGCCATCGAGCACGGCAAGGCGGTTCTCGGGGGGAGCACCGGGCGCGCGCTGGCCCGCGGCAAGATGACGCAGGAGGAGCACGACGCGCTGCACTCGCGGGTAACGTTCACGAGCAACCTCGAGGACCTCGCCCCCTGCCAGCTCGTCGTCGAGGCCGTGCCGGAGCACCTGGACCTCAAGAAGGACCTGCTGGGCAAGGTCGACGCCGTGGTCTCCGCCGACGCGATTCTCGCGACGAACACCTCGTCCCTGCCGGTCACCGAGATCGCCGTCGCGACGAAGAACCCGAAGCGCGTCGTCGGCATGCACTTCTTCAACCCGGCCCCGGTGCAGCAGTTCGTCGAGGTGATCCGCACCGTCATCACCGCGGACGACGTCTTCGAGGACGTCAAGGCGCTCGCGGAGCGGCTCGGCAAGAACCCCGTCGTCGTCGGCGACAAGGCCGGCTTCATCGCCAACGCGCTGCTGTTCGGCTACTTGAACCACGCCGTCTCGATGTTCGAGAGCCGGTACGCCACCCGTGAGGACCTCGACGCTGCGATGCGCTTCGGCTGCGGGTATCCGATGGGCCCGCTCGCCCTGCTCGACCTCATCGGCCTCGACACGGCATACGAGATCCTCGACACGATGTACAAGCAGGGCCGTGACCGCCTGCACGCGCCGAGCCCGATCATCAAGCAGATGGTCAGCGCAGGCATGCTCGGCCGCAAGAGCGGCCGCGGGTTCTACACGTACGAGCAGCCCGGGTCGCCGCAGGTCGTCGCTGACGCCAACACCCCGGCTGGCGGACCCCCCGCGGGCGTCACCCTGCGGCCGGTGGCCACGGTCGGCGTGGTCGGCTCGGGGACGATGGCGACCGGCATCATCGAGGTGTTCGCCAAGGCCGGGTATGCCGTGACGTTCGTCGCGCGCGGCGACGACAAGGTCGCCGGGGTGCACACCGCGCTGGCGCGCAGCACCTCGCGCGCGGTCGAGAAGGGTCGGATGACGGCCGAGGACGCCGAGGCGATGCTCGGCCGGGTCACCGGGGCCACCGACCGCGAGGCGCTCGCGGACGTCGACCTCGTCGTCGAGGCCATCGCCGAGGACCTCGAGATCAAGCAGCAGCTCTTCCGCGACCTCGACCGCATCTGCAAGCCGGGCGCCATCCTCGCGACGACGACGTCGTCGCTGCCGATCATCGACTGCGCCAAGGTGACCTCACGGCCCCAGGACGTCATCGGCATGCACTTCTTCAACCCGGCTCAGGTCATGAAGCTCGTCGAGGTCGTGCACACGGTGACGACCGCGCCGGACGTCATCGCGACGGTGCAGGACCTGTGCGCCAAGGTCGGCAAGGTGGCCGTGACCTGCGGTGACCGCTCCGGCTTCATCGTCAACGCCCTGCTCTTCCCCTACCTCAACGACGCGGTGCGCATGCTCGAGGCCAACTACGCCTCGGCCGACGACATCGACACCGCCATGAAGACCGGCTGTGGGCTGCCGATGGGGCCGTTCGAGCTTCTCGACGTCGTGGGCCTCGACGTGTCCCTGGCCATCGAGCGCGAGCTGTACACCGAGTTCCGCGAGCCGGGCTATGCGCCGGCGCCGCTGCTCGAGCACCTCGTGACCGCCGGTTACCTGGGGCGCAAGACCGGGCGCGGGTTCCGCACGTACGCCTGA